The Lineus longissimus chromosome 8, tnLinLong1.2, whole genome shotgun sequence region aatttttcaggGGGTGACGTTGTGGAGGTGAAGGGAGATGAAATGACTCGGTAAGTGGGCTGATGACGTGACCCAGATATTTTACTTGGTTGACCCAGTTTTTGACACAGCATTTTACTATACTTGTCACATCATTACATTACATTCATGTGTTTACGTGCAGACCTCGGACTTTGGACTTGTTCTTGCCTGGCGAGGTGGTCTGATGAGAATGCGACCTAACATGTCACTCAGTAAGCCTGTGTGAATGAAATACCAGTATGTAAATTAGTTCCCCTTCCCTCCAAGTCCAACCAGGCCCTGTAACAAAACATTGCACGGTATTGTATCACCCTTCTGCGTTATTCGCCATTTATGTTATGACATTAATTCCCATTAAAAATTTGTGATACAACACACACTCTTCTCACGACGTGGCGATACAACGACACAATGTAAAACAATAATCAAATTATCAATGTGAGTGTTGTTTTAAATAATTGATTTCAGGATCATTTGGGAAGACATCAAAGAGAAGTTGATTTTACCTTATGTTGATTTAGATCTTCATGTTTATGACCTGAGTATTGAATGCAGGGATGAGACTAATGACCAAGGTAAGGAGTAAGGAACAACAATGCTGCATCTGAAGCGGCGACACATGAGACATAGGCCTATATGAAAAAGATTTGACCGCGTCTTTCCAACACTGTCGTGCTTACATTGTGTTGAAATAACTGTAACTGAAATCTGTAACTGATAACCCAGGGGGTGGTCTCAGTGTGGAGGCCTACACCATTGCTCTTGTAAAACACATTTTAGTGAGAGTGGTTGCGAAGTGCTTTGGTACAAGCTCTGCTCAGTGAATTGCCCTGATAGATAGAAATCTCCATCTGCACGGCTTATTTTTGCTTTAAAGTTTAACCATGTTTTCCTCCTCAGTGACCATTGACTGTGCCCATGCcatcaaaaaatacaatgttggAATCAAGTGCGCCACAATTACTCCTGATGAGAAAAGATTGGAGGGTAAATAGTATATTTTGTCTTTTGTAATATTATTCTAAGGCAATTTGCTTGCCAAGGAACATGTTTGACTgacaaatttgatttgattaaatAAATATTTATGAGAAACCTGAATGTGTTAATCTTTGGCTTTGCAAAGGTTTGCCAAATCTCTTAAAAAGTGTATTAATTTATTTCTAACAGAATTTGGTCTTAAGAAAATGTGGCGATCGCCAAATGGAACAATCCGAAACATCCTAGGAGGAACGGTGTTCCGAGAAGCCATCATCTGTAACAACATACCACGTCTGGTGAAGCCTTGGACGAAGAGTATTGTCATCGGTCGTCATGCTTACGGTGATCAGTACAAAGCGACAGACTTCGTCGTCCCTGGACCTGGGAAGCTCGAGATCAAATGGATGCCTGAGAATGGAGGGGAACCGATCACTCATGAGGTGTTCAACTTTGAGGGTGCTGGTGTGGCGTTGGCTATGTACAACACAGATAAGGTGAGAGTTGGTCGAACCCATTCAACCAAAGACTTGAACAAAAAACTTCCACCCACCAGCTGGTGCAGGCTGCTCTGTATACTATTATTTATAGTATTGAGTAGCTAGGTTTCAACACCACTATCAGTGACAGCCAGTGCATGGTTGATCATCGGTGAAATGTGTTTCAAGCTGCTTCATACTATCAAACCAGTGACACATGGTTTCTGTAGCTGTTTCTTTCTCTCATATGCTTTTATACTTTGTTGTCTTCTCTTGCAGTccatccaagattttgcacaTAGTTCATTACAGTTTGCCCTACAGAAAGGATGGCCTTTGTACTTAAGGTAAGTCAAATCACTCTAGTCTGATACAATGCAGCTAATTGTTCTTCAAGCTCCAAAGCAAAACGTTAAAAATGAAGTTTGTTTGTGATTGTTTATGATTTGACCCCTCATGAAAGGGCCAGCCGGATTTGGACTCCCACCCTTAGCTCACATGCTCTCCACTCAAGTTTGCTTTAAAGCTATCATTCTGTTATAAATCAAAGTTATTTTATCTTTCAGCACTAAGAACACCATTCTGAAGAAATATGATGGCAGGTTCAAGGATATATTCCAAGAAATTTATGAACGGTAATTATTACATATGGTTGACAAATTTTGTGTGTGTTGTATTTGATGCCATTGAAATAAAGTCACCTAGAGTCACAAGCACTGTGTAAGGGCCAGGTATAGTCAGTCTGACATTTTAACGGCTTCTTAACTTCGCTTTTTTCATGCTGTCAAATGTAAATTATTGCATAAGTTCTTTCCTTTTTCTTTCAGTGATTATAAGTCCAAATATGAGGCTAAAAATATCTGGTATGAGCACCGGCTGATTGACGATATGGTTGCATACGCCATGAAATCTGAGGGAGGATTTGTCTGGGCTTGTAAGAATTATGATGGTGACGTTCAGTCTGATTCTGTGGCTCAGGGTAAGTTTGACTCTACATGCACTGGGAAGTTCCTTGCTGCTGTCTCTAGGAGACCATGTTGTGTTCTAAACAAGTCTTTTTTCCTCGATTGTCTCGTCCTTTGTTAATAAAACTACAAAATTTGCCAGAAAATAACCTCTTATGTCGAGGTTTTCTGTTC contains the following coding sequences:
- the LOC135492229 gene encoding isocitrate dehydrogenase [NADP] cytoplasmic-like, with translation MGKIKGGDVVEVKGDEMTRIIWEDIKEKLILPYVDLDLHVYDLSIECRDETNDQVTIDCAHAIKKYNVGIKCATITPDEKRLEEFGLKKMWRSPNGTIRNILGGTVFREAIICNNIPRLVKPWTKSIVIGRHAYGDQYKATDFVVPGPGKLEIKWMPENGGEPITHEVFNFEGAGVALAMYNTDKSIQDFAHSSLQFALQKGWPLYLSTKNTILKKYDGRFKDIFQEIYERDYKSKYEAKNIWYEHRLIDDMVAYAMKSEGGFVWACKNYDGDVQSDSVAQGYGSLGMMTSVLVCPDGKTCEAEAAHGTVTRHYRMHQQGKETSTNSIASIFAWTRGLQHRAKLDQNAELAKFAENLEAVCIETIEAGFMTKDLAICIKGMTDVTPDDYLTTFKFMDKLAENLEKKMSQS